The Metallosphaera hakonensis JCM 8857 = DSM 7519 genome includes the window GGACAATGATAGGGAAAGAACTTAAAGCAAACTAGCCAGTCGTTCCAGACAAGGTTTTCAACTTTAGAGTCCAGCCTGACGCAGTGATAAGCTTTGGATAAAGAGGGAAGTCCTACAAATTGCTCATTCTGCCCGCGATGAAGCTCTACATAAGTTTTTCTCCTGTTAATATTATTCAATCTTATCGCTATCTAGAAAAACCATACTAGAGCTTTTATAAGAGACTATCCTTAACAGTTACATAATATTCGAAGCAGAGAATTTACATTAACATTTAAGATATAAGAGAGCCAAGGTAAGCTACTAACGTTTACCTTTCAATTAAAATTTTATATCTAATTTAAAATCATGATGACCATAATTCCCATGATAATTTGGTTGTTTAAAAAAGTGAAATTTTTGAAAGCATGAATTCAAAAAGGTCACTCAATTTGTTGTAGGATTCTATGTGTCGGTCTCCCGTCTATTATTGTTTTCCCGTAACTTGTCGTATCCCTATACGCCTGACTCGTAACGAATTTCCTAAAGGTGTCTAAGCTATCCCACTCGCTGTATATGAGATATTCCTGTGGATCTGATACACTTCTATAGAGCTTCGCGTCTCTAAAGCCGGGGAAATTCTTCTTTAAATACTCCAATACCCCTGAAAACGAGTCTTCGAATTCTTTCTCATGGCCCTTCTTTACTCTATAATAGAAACCGACGTTTATCATAGTTTGTAAAAAGGGGGAAAAAGATTAAAAAATTATTCTTCCTTCTCGATTGGCTTTTTATAAACAACATAGTGGTATAGTGAGATCACTTCTCCCAGCATTAGGAAGACTAAACCTAGATCAACTCCAAATAAGTTAGAGGCGTAACCTGTGGGAGGTATCGTCCACATCTGAGCCACTATGATTACCACTAGTATGAACAAGACGCTCATTAAAATTTCCGCGAATTTCTTCTTAGTTTCATTGGACGCAGATACCTCCGCGGTCTTAACCTCTGGGACAGCGTTATTTGGTATCCTTTGGCTCAAGACCAACTTACCCATGGTTTTACTTCCCAAGAAGAATAAAGATCCCATGAAAGCTGTTATGGCGAAAGTAAATAGATTGGGATAATCTATTAGCTGTACCACAGAGCCCGCAAATAACAACGAGACAATAACGAACAGAATTCCAGTCATTGGGGAAATGCCTCTCGTCAACTTCATCTGGTCGTTCATGGGTTTTATGAATGTCAAACCTAGAGCTACGATAATTGCTGGTATCAAGTAAGCGACGACCTGATCCTTAACACTAACTTCCACTCCTGGAGCTAAGTCGCCCCATAGTGAAGTTTGTATCAAGTAGGTAATCATTAGAATCCCTATACCTGTGAACACTTTCCTCCTCAGCGGATGTAGTTCATCTGATCTGTCTATGAATGGAAGTATTATTAAGTAAACCAAGGGTATGATAACCCCAATCATTAGGAAAACCACCACGTCACTGGTGAAGTCCGCTATTTTGTAGAGGAACAAGAAGAACCAGGGGGGATACGTAGTGATATGTGCAGCAGCAGGACTATTAGGCGGTGGAGCAGGCTTGGGGTTCATGAAAGGATTGAAGTATTGCGGTAAACCGTTCAGGTAAGCCAAGGCATTGGGGATAGCGAGTATGAATCCCCACGTCATGAAGATTAGGGACGACATGTAAACGAAGTTCCTCGGCCACCATGGGTTAAACTTTGACCACTCTTCTTTTGTGTATACTGCGGGAGCCTTTGGTTTAACTTTCCTTGAAGGCATCATTCCGTAGCTCTCAGCAAGGAAGAAGTGAAACACGAAGAGCAGACCAATCAGGGCAACTAGAATAATGTGTAATGCTAAGACCCTGGTGTAGTCTCCCGTGTCGTAGTTTCCAAAGATGATTGGAATTAGAAAGGAAAGTTGCGGGATCGAAGTAATTATTCCTGCCCCCACATCTACTGCGCTGACTGCTAACGCATCTCCTATCAGGCTATAACCTAGGAAAGACGCTCCTAGAGTAAGGACCAACATCAACACTCCAAGGATCCACAAGAGCTCTCTTGGCTTCTTATACGCCCCAGCAAAGTAATTCCTAAACATATGAACGTAAGCTAAGATAATCATCGCATACGAGCCATAAAGGTGACTGTATAGAACCACGGAGCCGTAGGGGATCTGATTAATGATGGTTTCGGTTGACTGATACCCTGCAGCTGCGTTGTAGTAGAGGAGGAGAATGAGGCCGGAAATTACAGTGTAGATAAAGGAGGCAGCCACAAGTGCCCCTAGCCACTCATTAACGTGGTACATGTAGTCTGGAGTCTTAAAGAAGGGAAGGTCATTTAGCCCCAATCTTTCGGAGAACCAATTTGAGACCCTTTTACTTAGACTCATATTCTCACCATCGAAATCATGGGAATTAAATCTTGGACGTTGAACTCATGATCCTGAGAACGGGTTAGTCGATGCTTGTACTTGCGTCTTGTCACCCACAGAGCTTCCGTACTGAGAAGTGTCAAGGTCTTTTGTGGGATCTTGGGATGGAACTCCGTCCGCCCCTTCTGGATACGTGGCTACACCCAACGCTCCTATTGCGTATAGGTAATCCGTTGAACTATCGTATTCAAGGAGGACTGTGGGAAGAGGCCTCTGGGTTGGACCCGTTAATACTGCTCCTCCCTTATACGGATCGTAGGTGGATCCGTGACAATCACAGTGTATCAAAGCTGGAATGTCAGCTTGCTTCGCAGCCAACAATGCCTGAGCAGTGAGAGTATCGGGCTCTGGTGCGGTTAACTGAGATGGACCCACGTAATTGGGTGGGTAGAAGTGAATATATGGAGGTGTGCAACCCAAGTGCTGACAGATGGCGGAATATGAAACGATAGAGTTATTTGGACCTACACCTCCTGGGAACTTGTAAGTCTTCCCGGTCTGAGGTACTACGACCTCAACTGGGGATATGGAGACTGGGTTTCCATTCTTATCTCCCAAGTTTAAGAGGAAGTTCGGTTCACCTGTTAATGGATATTCATAAAGTGTAATAATTGGGCTGTTAACTGGAATGGATGATGCCTTTAGCGGATTTCCCGAGGAATCTAACAACAGTGATTTGGGGAAACCGCTGACCTGCTCCACAGGGGGGACTAATACCCTTAGGCCGGGGATGACTCCCACAACAGTTGCCGCGGCTACTCCTATAACTATGCCCTTTAGGAAGTTTCTTCTTCCCTCGTCTATTCCTCCCACGTTCTTTCCCACATAGTTGAAAAGATAGTCCTGTCCTTTCTCTAAGAACTCCCTACTATCAAATCTGGTCTTTGGATTTCTCATGGTCTTTAGTAATTTTTGAATAAAGTAAAGATCGGAACTTTTTAGGACTCTCCTTTCACCATTTCCCAATCTTATCTTTAGCCCCATTGCTTTTTCACATCGTTAATATACTGGCAGATTTATATTAAGACTTTACCGTTGGACTGATTATCAATTTCATTTTCTATTCGTGGTTCGCATGGCCTGTAAAACTTCC containing:
- a CDS encoding antibiotic biosynthesis monooxygenase family protein, whose amino-acid sequence is MINVGFYYRVKKGHEKEFEDSFSGVLEYLKKNFPGFRDAKLYRSVSDPQEYLIYSEWDSLDTFRKFVTSQAYRDTTSYGKTIIDGRPTHRILQQIE
- the soxC gene encoding proton pump complex cytochrome B SoxC, which encodes MSLSKRVSNWFSERLGLNDLPFFKTPDYMYHVNEWLGALVAASFIYTVISGLILLLYYNAAAGYQSTETIINQIPYGSVVLYSHLYGSYAMIILAYVHMFRNYFAGAYKKPRELLWILGVLMLVLTLGASFLGYSLIGDALAVSAVDVGAGIITSIPQLSFLIPIIFGNYDTGDYTRVLALHIILVALIGLLFVFHFFLAESYGMMPSRKVKPKAPAVYTKEEWSKFNPWWPRNFVYMSSLIFMTWGFILAIPNALAYLNGLPQYFNPFMNPKPAPPPNSPAAAHITTYPPWFFLFLYKIADFTSDVVVFLMIGVIIPLVYLIILPFIDRSDELHPLRRKVFTGIGILMITYLIQTSLWGDLAPGVEVSVKDQVVAYLIPAIIVALGLTFIKPMNDQMKLTRGISPMTGILFVIVSLLFAGSVVQLIDYPNLFTFAITAFMGSLFFLGSKTMGKLVLSQRIPNNAVPEVKTAEVSASNETKKKFAEILMSVLFILVVIIVAQMWTIPPTGYASNLFGVDLGLVFLMLGEVISLYHYVVYKKPIEKEE
- the soxL2 gene encoding Rieske iron-sulfur protein SoxL2 — encoded protein: MGLKIRLGNGERRVLKSSDLYFIQKLLKTMRNPKTRFDSREFLEKGQDYLFNYVGKNVGGIDEGRRNFLKGIVIGVAAATVVGVIPGLRVLVPPVEQVSGFPKSLLLDSSGNPLKASSIPVNSPIITLYEYPLTGEPNFLLNLGDKNGNPVSISPVEVVVPQTGKTYKFPGGVGPNNSIVSYSAICQHLGCTPPYIHFYPPNYVGPSQLTAPEPDTLTAQALLAAKQADIPALIHCDCHGSTYDPYKGGAVLTGPTQRPLPTVLLEYDSSTDYLYAIGALGVATYPEGADGVPSQDPTKDLDTSQYGSSVGDKTQVQASTNPFSGS